CTTCTCtgagtttttatttaataaagtgTCGATCAATTTCAACATGTTTGGTTCGGTCATGTTGGACTAGATTATGAGTAGTACTGATTGCCACATTGTTGTCACAATACAGTCGCATTGAGTCCTTGGAGTCAAACCCAAGCTCTGTCAAGAGTATTTTCAACCATAATGTTTCGCACACTCCTTGAGCCATAGTTCTAAATTCTGCCTCTGCACTAGATCTAGCAACCACAGACTGTTTCTTGCTTCGCCATGTAACCAAATTACCTCCCACAAATGTGCAATAACCTGATGTAGACCGTCGATCCATAATCgagccagcccaatctgcatctgtataggcttttattttcaaatgatcatgttgAGAAAACAACAGTTCCTTACCCGGTGAGGATTTTAAGTAGCGAAGAATGTGATAAAATGCTTCCATATGAGGCTCTAGCGGAGAATGCATGAATTAACTCACCACACTAACAACATATGCAATGTCTGGACGGGTAAGAGATAAATAAATCAATCGTCCAACCAATTGCTGATATCTACCATTATCCACCAAAGGGCTCATGCCACCTTCTCCCAGTTTAACATTTACCTCTACTGGGTTGTCAGTGGCTTTACACCCAAGCATTCCTGTTTCCTTAAGAAGATCGAGTATGTATTTTCATTGGGAAATAAATATACCATGCTTTGACCTTGTTACCTTAATGCCGAAAAAATACTTCAAACTCCCtaagtcttttatttcaaactcGTTTGCAAGATGATGTCTTGAGTTCTGtatctccccatcatcatttcCTGTCAAGACAATATCCTCAACATACATAATTAAAGCTGTTACCTTTTCTTGAGAGGAATGCTTAATGAAAAGTGTATGATCAGCCTGACTCTGCTTGTTACCAAATCTCTGCATAGCCAAGGAAAACCGCTCGAACCATGCTCTTGGAGATTGTTTTAGGCCATACAAAGCCTTTTTTAGTTTGCACACTTTTCCCGCTGAGGATGAATCTTCCAATCCAGGGGGAATTTCCATGTATACTTCTTCTTTTAGGTCTCTATGAATAAATgcatttttcacatcaaattGATGTAGAGGCCAATTCAAGTTTGCAACTATAGATAGTAGAACCCTAATTGAGTTCATCTTTGCTATAGGAGCAAATGTTTCCTCATAATCAATCCCATAGGCCTGAGTAAAGCCTTTTGCAACAAGTCTGGCATTGTATCATTCCACAGAACCATCGGCCTTATACTTGATAGTGAACACACACTTGCAGCCAACAATCTTCTTTCCATTAGGTAATTTAACCAAATCCCAAGTCTTGTTTTTGTGAAGAGTTTCCATCTCTTTATGCATCGCTGTCCTCCATTTTGGATCGCTAAGTGCGTCTTGTAGACTCTAGGGACAgacacaaaagaaaatttggataCAAAGGAACGATATGTTGAAGAAAGGTGttgataagaaacaaaatcagaaaCTGGATGGTGTGTACATGACCTAACTCCTTTGCACTGTGCAATGGGCAAACTCGTATCATTGACAACAGGTATTACATAATTCATATCAAAAGTAGAAGGAGTAGTACTTGAGCCCAGATCAGATGTTTGGCATGTAGCATCGGGAATGGTCTTAGTTTTCTCGCGTTTGGAGTAAACTCTCAACTCTTCCACAGGCGGCGTAGATGGCTTATCAATAGGTTCAGTAGGAGACTCATTAGTAACCTGTTGTTGCTCTGGCTCTGGCATAGGATAGGTAACAGAGTCAAAAAAATCCTCTTCAATCTGACTCGCCCCCTGAAGAGGAGTTGGGGATAACGAGAAGTAGGATTGTTGCTCAAATAAAGTGATATCCATAGAGACAAAGTGTTTTCTTGATGGAAGGTGATAACATTTTTATCCCTTCTGAATTGGAGAATAGCCTACAAAGACGCATTTGAAGGATCGAGGGTCTAACTTACTCCTGGTAGGACCATGAATATGGACAAAGcaaacacaaccaaaaactttTGGAGAAATACCTTTTGAAGTAGAGAAAGGTGGGGACAACACCTCGAGGAGTGTTTTGAAATCTAGTATCCGAAAAGGCATCCTATTGATGAGATATGTAGCAGTGAGTAAGGCATCCCCCCATTAAGATTTGGGAACATGCGTGTCAAGCATAAGGGAACGAGTTACCTCTAAAAGGTGCCGATTTTCTTGTTCAGCCGCTCCATTTTGCTGTGGAATATCAACACACATGGTTTGATGAATAATGCCTTGCTCGTGAAAATGTCTCGAGACTACCAGACATATATTCACCTCCATTGTCAGAACAAACAATTTTAATCGTGGTATTAAACTGAGTCTGAACCATCTTATAAAATATCTGAAACACAGAAAACATATCACTTTTATCCTTTAACAAGTAGACCCGTGTGGTtcgagaaaaatcatcaataaaacaaacaaaccacCAATATCCAAATAAAGAAACCACTTGTGAAGGGCCCCACACATCAGTATGAACGAGAACAAAAGGTGTATCACTTTTATTGATAATAGGAGAAAAAGACACATGATGGTGTTTTGACAGTTCACATGTTTTACATTGAAACTTAGAAACAttattatgcaaaaataacacAGGAAACATgtgttgaaaaatttaaaaggaaGGATGCCCTTAACGTTGATGCCAGAGCTAGATTCTAGCTGTCAAGTCATCCGCCCGAACTGTATGATAAGTCTGTATGGGCTGAGTATGTGTGTCGGGTTGAGAGTCCAGATAGTACAAGCCATCCTTCAAGATACCACTGCCAATCATCTTCCTTGTGGCTGAGTGTTGAAAGAAGCAATAGTAAAAGTAAGAAATTACTCGACAATTCAACTCAATGGTAATATGTGCAATGGATAATAGATTAGCAACAAGGTTAGggacatgaagaacaaaggTCAAGGTCATAGACAGGGTGACAGAAACAAATCCTTTACCCGATACTGGTGACAAAGAACCGTCAGCTATTCTAACTTTGTCTCTGCCTGAACAAGGATTATATGACGAAAAAATAAAGGAGACATACCAGTCATATGATCAGAGGCACTAGAGTCAATGACCCACGAATCATCAGAGGTAGTAGCAGATGCATTCAGAGTAGTGGCCACATTACCTGTAAGAGCGGAGGATGATGTTGTAGTAACAGGTGTGTCCAATCGAGATATAAGTCGACAGAGTGCTTTTACCTTATCTTTATTCAGTCCCCCTATATCAGTAGTAGAGGGAGGAGTATCGAGTGTGGGAATGGACATCTCAACTGTGGAAGTATGATGTGCTCAGGGTCTAGATCGTCCACCTGTGCGACCACCACGACCTCAGGTAGGACGACTCTGAAGTCTCCAGCAAGTCTCCCGAGTATGTCGTGACCTATTACAGTGGTCACAAAATAGTTTGTCTCTATCATCTGAGGTCGCATCTGTTGTTCTGTCCCTATTCGAATTCTGGAATTGTTGCTCGAAGTGCATTGAGATGTACCCACAAGAGGATTGGGTCTGTGAACTGGGATGAAGCATGGTGCTACGACGACTCTCCTCATTTTGAATGTAAGAAATAACCACTTATGTGATGGAAGAGGTTCCTTCCCAAATATCTGAACCCGCACAGGATCATACTCGAAATTCAATCCACCCAAGAACTCATAAATGCGTTCTTCTTCAATTATCGTAATTTGAACGGCATCAACAGCACACAAAGGCTGCAAATTCTGATAATGATCTAACTCCTACCACAAACTGCGGAGCTTATAAAAATAGGTGGCTACTAGCCAATCACCTTGGGTTAGGCTATGGATCCGTCGCTTCAAGTCATACTTTAGTGCAACATTCCCCACTTTGGAATATGTCTGAGCAGTAGCATCCCATACCTCTTTGGCCGTATGAAGAAATAAGTACTCCTGATTGATTTCCGGTTGCATTGAATGCAGTATCAACGACATAATAGTGGAATTTTTTGCTTCCCATCTATCATAAGTGGGATCATCGGGCTGTGGTTCTTTAATTCTGCCATTTAAGTGTCCCATTTTCCCTCTTCTTTTAATAGATAAAAGAGCAGATTGTGACCAAGGAAGATAATTGAGCCCATCTAATTTGACAGTTGTGATTTGAAGAGTTGGATTTTCACCAAAGGAGGTCACTTGACTCTCTACCCCTTTCGCCTAATTTGTCTCCGACATTTTTGAATCAGACATCCAACCAAATAAAGTGCTCCAACACAACCGATGGGCTCAAAAAAAGGATTACAAGTAAAAGAGCTGCAAGTCGTACAGATCGGTAAAGGCCTACTGAACGACACGTCGTTCTCAACAGTCACAGAATGACTTGTCGTTCAGTCAAGCAGCACAACCTAGTTTCACCGTCGCTGAAGGTCCACGCCCTGCCGCTCACGTACTCCGATAGGCCTCAAAAACTCCAAATCGAACCAGAAACCGTCGAATCAGCCAGGGAGGACCACCTTGTTCACAATTGATCCATCAATCACAATGATTAGTGTTCGTGATGGATCGAGTGCTCACTAAGTCACCATCGTTCGTTAGAATATTGGCCCAAAGAATGCCGGTGGTACCTTCAGTGAATCGGGCAATCTAGATTATGGGGCGCCACATCAAGTTGCACACACAAGGAGTGAGTCGCATGAGCACGGGCAGGGAAAAAATAAACGtggaaccaaaaaagaaaacaaagaacccTAAcgtggctctaataccatgttgaGAAGCAGAGAAGGGAAAAATAGTTTCGTATTGCTTGAGTACTCTCATGCGATTACTTAGGTTAAATAGAAAAAACCTACggactaatatggaaagaaataaagacaTTACAATTAGAATCAAATTAGAATAATAACGTGCATAAATCATGGAGGACCAAATCTAGAAGATTGTTTCTATCTCCAACACAATTGGGACACCGTAATGTTTTGGAACTATAGAGGTTGGCTCCTttatgtttaatgtggtgtattcaGAAAGAAATGATTGTaaggagctttgaagatcgTGAGATGGCGAAGTTATGGTTGAAGAAGAGGTTGTTCCAATAGCGTTTATTAGATTGccagtttctaatttttttgagttCTTGGagttttgttattctttttccatACTTTAGAGGTTGTCTTGTATACTTTCTTGCACCCCTTTGCGTTTTTAATGAGTTTggcttaataaaaaaaaaaaatcttctatatatatatatatatatatatatatatccttatgcttttaataaaaaatttcttacttatcaaaataaatatattctgTATCTATCATGTCTATTATCTGTCATAGGTTGGAGGCCTTAGTAATGTAAGCTTCATTTGCTGTTGCTTTGGTCTATATATAAtgctttatttcttttatgcAAGATGTTTTGTCTCTATCCAGGCCCTATATGTTGTGGTCtagctctttctctctctagattGAGGTCCATTTTatagaaatgataaaaatatgaattgttttgttttggaattTAGTTGAATGCATTATTAGTTGATTCCTCTGCCAACTTAATGAgtttatttgaaattaatatttCTACTACCTtaattcctttcttcttttctttgacctttctaaaaaaaatggcttTGCCATTGTGTAATTGCGCTATAGTCATGAATAATTATTGAAATATCTATCAAGTACTTCAACATAATATACTGTCTCTTGATGCTGATGACTTAAATTAAAGAccaattttgaatatatagtttttattaaaaatttgtttctaAGTTGAATAAGATTcacaaaaaatcattaaaaacaatataatataaGATTATGATGTCATAATAAACAAATTTGAGTGTTTATATGATCGTGCGTGATTAAAAAGCTTTCATGACTGCATAGCCCACGACACATTATAGCTAGGTCTATGTCTATCACACAGTAATTTCAAGGGAAtaacctttcttttcttttcttttcttttctttttctttttctttttctttttttttttttttttttttttgggatggaATGGCTAAATATATTTTGGAAAATACTATTTACCCCCCAAAGTTTGACCACTTTTTTAATTTGGCTTTCAttgtttaaaaagttgcaatgtgtCCTAACAAGTTTCCAAAATTCTCAATGTGATCAATCCGTTAGTGATTGTCATGTTTTTTAACTGAAATTATtgaaaagacttaaatgccatttttttaaaacaaaaaagaaataagaaaagaaaaaattaaaacaaaaaaaaaaaaggtggccgTAGCCACCCCATTTGACTGGAATGGTGTAACAGGTCTACAGATTGGGCCAAAGTAAGAATAATTCAATCACATGGGTAGGAATAGTTTAATCATGTGGGCTTTGTTAGATGGTTATAATTGAAGGGgttttgttagtttgttatAACACTTGGGCTTAGCTGGCAACAATGGGTTATTCTATAAAAGCCCAAATCTATCTTGTATTGGATCATTTAGAGAATTGTAATATCAAGTTTTGGCCACCTCCAAAGGGCCAAAtagggtggccgaaaccaccacAAACcctgagccacccccaaatggcccATGGGCGgccacccatttttttttcttcttgtttttcatttcttttttcttttttctttatacaaTGGTATTTTAGGAATTAACACGTATATAAGaggtaattttataatttttgtacaaaaaacGCATGTGCAGGGCACGTGAGCCATTTTCTGTCAAAGAAGACAGAAATCATTAACGAATTGTTCACATtgagaattttgaaaactttgttgggtcacattgcaaatttttaaacatttgaggATGAATTGAAAAAGTGATCAAACTTTGTGGGTTGTATTTTCCTCAAACATATTTAGATTAATTTAGTGACTTAAAAAGTTGAGCAGTTGGAAGGAGGACTATAATAGTAGCtacattcaaaataataatagtgaACTTGACTCGCTCTAAAGCAGGCCCATCAAAATTAATATTCTTCTAAAGTTGAGCTTATTGAATATTGATGTATCGGCCAACTTGACATGATATGCAACATGCATATGTGCTTGAACCACCTAAatcaacaggaaaaaaaaagtaacaaaataataaattatccGTGGAAATACTCCACCAACAAAACACGTGCTCTATTACTAGAATAAAGAATAtagaagaataaattaaaaagcaaCGGCCATAAGCCCATGAATGGATAAATCTTCATTGATTGAAAAAATTGAGTCCCAATTTATAAAATcctttttttgagattttgaaccttttattttattattttattattttgtaattatgtGAGTTTGGCTACTAACATGACTTTGGAATCTAGTTAGCATTTCTTACTAATTGTGCCCCTGTTTTAcctaaattatatatttagttCTCAAAACTAAGAACTCATTCTTCATTTTGCTTTGTATTTGGAGcttttgttaatgttttgactTCTTTCTTATTGTAGCACAGATATGGGTGACATATTAGGTGGTGTACTAGCTGAGGTGTACAAAGATGGGAGAAGGGTTGTTGGTCTCATCAATGACCAATTTGATTATGCAAGGGATCTGGAAGACAACCATAAAAGGTTAAAAGAGGCAGCAGCGAAGGTGTCTGCTAGGAGGAATGATATAGAGAATGTAGCAAAGAGAGACAAGACAAAACAGTTAACAGAAGAATGCAAATGTTGGATTGATAGGGTCAAAGAGGCTGAAAAAGAAGTGAAAATTCTAGAAACCGACTATGAGAAGAagtacaaaaacaaagatcggAATTGTTGTGATCCAGTGTTTCCTGCTCAGGAACGTGTAGAACTTAGCCAACAAATGACAAAGAAGTGCACGGAACTACAAAAACTTTTCTCAGAAGGAAATTTAACATTAGTTGAAAAACCGCCAGAACGTGTGATACTTAGGAAtgcaccaaaaataaaagacaattcATCACCCCACCTAGCTGTCAAGGAAATACTAGGCCACCTAAGAAATCTGAATGTAAGAAAAGTTGGACTTCTCGGAACTGTGGGAGTCGGAAAAACAGCCATAATGCAGAACGTGAATAATAATGCTGATGTTGCTGGAATGTTTGATATTGTCATTTGGTTAGATGTATCAAAGTATTTGAGCATAGAAAAGTTGCAACGTGCAATTACGCAACGGCTCAAATTGAATGTGGAAGATATCACTGACCCTGATGAAATTGCTGAGCGAATACATAAAGAGTTGGAAGGCCAAAGATACCTACTTCTTTTGGATGAAGTCTGCGAAGTTTTGGATCTACATAAGATAGGAATCAAAAGCATCGAAAATCGTAGTAAGGTGGTATTGGCAACTAGATCTTATTCCATTTGTTATGAGATGGACACAGATCGGGAAGTTGAAGTGCAACGGTTGTCTAAAAAAGATGCATTTGATATGTTCAAGGAAAAACTGGGTGAAACTGTAAATCTTTCAGGTATTAAACCGACAGTCGAAAAAGTTGTTGATGAGTGTTCTTCTTTGCCATTCTTGATAGAAAAGATAGCATTAGCCTGTAGAAGTTATGAACAAAACTATTACTTGTGGAAGGCTGGACTAAGTACACTGCAATCGCTCAATACCGAAGTCAAAGAAAGGGATGAAGTGATTGGGTTCTTAGAGTTTTGTTATAATCAATTAGGTGATGAGGAGAAAAAGTTTTGCTTTCTGTATGGTGCATTATATCCCGGAGATTGTGAGATATATATAGATCATTTGTTGGAATGTTGGAAAGCTGAAAATTTTATTCGTGATGCAAATGAGTTCAGAGTTGCACGCCAGGAAGGGTGGAAAATATTGAATGACCTTATCCTATCGTCCTTGCTAGAGAGGAGTGAAAAGGTGAATCATGTAATGATGAACAAAGTAGTGCGGAGAATGGCCAATAAAGTATCCAAAGAAAAAATTTTGGTAAAAGCTGGTGAGCAGCTGCAAGAGGCCCCCAAGGAGGCGGAATGGCAGCAGGCAGTTAGAATCTCCTTGATGGATAATAAATTGTGCACTTTACCGAAAAAGCCATGTTGCTGTAGTCTTTCAACATTGTTCTTACAAAGAAATCTTCCTTTGAAAGTAATTCCCGAGTCATTCTTTGAACTCATGCAAGAGTTAAGAGTTCTAGACTTACATGACACTAGAATTACATCATTACCATCTTCGATATCTAGCTTGACACGTCTCAAAGCGCTTTATCTGAATTCTTGCAAGTGTTTGAGGAAACTcccaactgaaataaaaaaacttgaatGCCTTGAGATACTTGATATTCGAGGTACTGAGATTAATTTTATACCAATTGAGATTCGAGGTTTGACTGGGTTGAAGTGTTTACGTCTTTCATTATCAGATGTTGGCAGGGGGCAGTCAAGTGATGCAGAATTTGGTAAAGATGTCTTATCAACACTTTCCTCATTGGAAGAACTAAGAATCATTGTAGATAATGATTTTCTACAATTGGGGACTGTTATGAAGGCTATTATTCTGGAGGTGGCTTCCTTGAAACACTTAACTTCACTTTCAATTTGCTTTCCCGGAGTGGATGATCTTGCGGAGTTTATTTCAGAGTTCCCTCAATGGAAGAATGATGACTTCGAATTCCAATTTTCTGTTGGTTCCCACGACCACACCAGGTataaaatttttgataattcGAAATATCAGATGAGGGGGTGTTTGAAGTTTGCAAATGGTGAAGGTGTACCTAATGCAATTCCAACGGTTCTTGCACGAAGCGATGCATTTGAATTGACTGGCCACAAGGGAGCTTCAAAACTATCAGATTTTTTTGGTGTTGATAACATTGACAAGATGCATGGTTGTTGGATTGAAGGGTGCCATGAAATTGAAACTCTTGTTGATGGTAATAGTATAACGAACAGTGCATTAACAGGGTTAGAAGAGATGCACATTAATTCTGCTGACAAATTGACAAGTATTTGGGAAGGAGTTTTTCATACTGGAAGCCTAGCCCAACTAAAGACTCTAACTTTATGCAAATGTTCGAGTTTAAGGAAGATCTTCTCCAACGGCATGATTGCACAACTCTCTGGACTTCAAAACTTAAAAGTTGAAGAGTGTTCTGAAATCGAAGAGATAATTATGGAGTCTGAAAACAGACGTCTGGAACCTGATGtgcttccaaatttgaagaCACTAGTACTGCTTAATCTTCGAAAAGTAAGAAGCATTTGGATTAATGACTCAATAAAGTGGTCATCTTTGGAGAAGATTAAGATATCTATGTGTGAGTTATTGACAAAATTGCCCTTCAACAATGAGAATGCAATCAATTTGGATTGTATTGAAGTTGAACAATCATGGTGGGATGCATTGGCATGGCAAGAACCTGCCATTAAAACAAGACTACAATCTAAATGCCTCTTCAAGTGCTAGTGGTTTTGGTTTTCATCCTTCTCGACGACTTGGTAGTAGGAATGTCATTGAAGGTCCTTATGTTCTTTCCGTTTCAAGGTGTATTATATGCCTATTATCTTGGCATGTGTTTGAAACCTGAATTTGTGAGTGTTCATGACTGTCACAATCTTTGATCATTAGAGCTCATAGTTGTCccaaatatttaatgataaatttttcTATGCTTCCGTATCCTAGTAATATTTTACATAGCAATTTAGCTTAAATTAAATGAGTTTTGTATAGCCAAACCTACCTTTTCAAGTACTTTCAATTTCAATAAGCTACTTGGGAAAGCCCGAATCTTGTTTGGCTTAGGACTACCTTAGTCCATTGCATATTTTTCATCTTCCTTGATATGTTATAGATATTATGCTTTAAATGTATCGTGTTTGAAGTTTTAGGCGAGCAGAAAAACAACATAATTGAATCTGTAGTTAGATTATAGCTTTGAagtttattttcttgttctaaTCAAATTCAGCAACACTGCACAAAACCAAATTTTCTGGTAGAAGTATGGCCCTTAAGCATTCCATGATACTCACAGTGAATTGCAAGCAATGTACGTACAGAAAAGTGTTATGTAATTGTTTTGAAATTACGAAGTAAACTTCTCATGTTGTTATACTTGTTTAATTACTTGATATATTATTGTGTTGACACGCGTCATACTGTTAAGCATTacattaagagaaatgatagttGTACATCATTTGTATAAGGAGTAAGATATACATGATGGCTCGATCTCACACTTGCATTAGCCAATTTTATTTGTTGAGGTGACTCATTAAATCTTATTAACATTTTTCAGATGATATATATAGCAGATCGGGATCCTTCTAGCTGGACAGTGTGAGGGAATTTGGAATCTTTTGGCGCGAGCTCGTGATAATTTGCTAAGGTGTCTCAGTATTTCAGTTTATGGAGCAGCAGACATGTTTATGTTTTTGATTTACTTAAAATGATTGTTCTTGGAGACCTCTTGTTTCGCTGGGGATTTGAGAATTTGTTGGAATTGTTATTGTGGTCTTTTATCCTATGGAgttcttgttattattttacttCAGGTTTGGTTTTTTATGGTACTTGGATACTCGATAATATGTGGACTTTGGAGATTGTGTTGATGAATTTTTAGTTGCTTCACGTTGAATCTGAATATTGGTTTAgcatgcaatatatatatatatgtttgtgtttACTGAGGACTCTTAGCAAATGAAATGTGATTAGATGACAATTTTGTAGCATTTACATTATCCATGGTCGCAGTGTAGGAGCCCCAGACAAGTAAGATCTTCAAAATAAACATGTATGAAAGGATTATGACATCATCTTCTATAATTCTAACATCACAATCTCACTATTTTCAAAGTTTCTAGCATTCCACTCTCTCCAAAaacaccacattaagcacaaatgAGCTAACCTTCACATTTTCAAAGCATTGTGGTTTCTCAATTGTTCCATTTAACTGACTAACATCTTACCCACCCTTCTAAGCATAACCTATGCAATACCAAACAACTAAAAAAGTGCACTCCACAATTTTGTTACAACCTTAAaatgaagaaggtgatcaatagGTTCCTCAcatttcttacacatacaacaccactccacCGCAACGACATTCTTATTtcataaattatccaaagttgtGATTTTTCCCAAAGCCACTGTCCACACAAGGAACGCCACTCTCCATGAAGCCTTACTtttcaaatactcttccaaaaaaaatgagAACTGACTGGAGTAGATAAAACATAATAGTAAGACTTAATTTCAACACCTCAAAAGCCTTACTCTTTGAGAATacacctcaaaaaaaaatttaaaaaaaaaaaaaaaaaaaaaaaaaaaaacccatttctacttcccaatcatgcataGGTCTTGTAAAGAAAATATTCTAATGAATGTTTTCATTCCAGAACTGCATATGATCCACCACCCACACACCCTTATCACGAGCAATAACgaataatttcaaaaatgagAACTTCAAAGCCTGATCTCCACACCAAACACCATGCCAAAACCGCACCTTTAAGATCCATTTCCTATTTCATACCTCatatatttagaaaaatattcCCACCCCCTCTTTAAACATTTCCACCCTCCCACGCTACAAGCCCCCCAACCTCTTttgaacaccaacctcccctcaaaCTTCACACAAGTTTCATATAAGCAGTTCTTATTCAGATACAAAACAGTTTAAAAAATCCTATTATTTCTATTTCAAAGTAGGAAAGATCTCAAACTTGAAATCTTCAAGAAACATTCCATATTATGCATCTAATGGACGAATAATTAATTCCTACGAATTCAACAGAACAAATAAGCACCATGAAAGCATCATGTGCAACAAGTCTTCAATCTGCGGTAGCAAAGATCATGTTTCCTACAACATCAATTCTTCTGGGATTTGGTAAACATGTTTCTTTATGTTATTTGTACCAGTAACGTACAGTTCATGGATGAGTGCTCTTGGAGTAGTCGTCAAACTTCTGTTTACCTTGAAGATGTTGATCTCTCACTTCCCCATTAACTTTGCACAAGGTTGTTCTCTTCAGTGCTTCTCTCAATAGTTTCCTTCCTAAAAGCT
The sequence above is drawn from the Alnus glutinosa chromosome 11, dhAlnGlut1.1, whole genome shotgun sequence genome and encodes:
- the LOC133882616 gene encoding probable disease resistance protein At1g61300 — translated: MGDILGGVLAEVYKDGRRVVGLINDQFDYARDLEDNHKRLKEAAAKVSARRNDIENVAKRDKTKQLTEECKCWIDRVKEAEKEVKILETDYEKKYKNKDRNCCDPVFPAQERVELSQQMTKKCTELQKLFSEGNLTLVEKPPERVILRNAPKIKDNSSPHLAVKEILGHLRNLNVRKVGLLGTVGVGKTAIMQNVNNNADVAGMFDIVIWLDVSKYLSIEKLQRAITQRLKLNVEDITDPDEIAERIHKELEGQRYLLLLDEVCEVLDLHKIGIKSIENRSKVVLATRSYSICYEMDTDREVEVQRLSKKDAFDMFKEKLGETVNLSGIKPTVEKVVDECSSLPFLIEKIALACRSYEQNYYLWKAGLSTLQSLNTEVKERDEVIGFLEFCYNQLGDEEKKFCFLYGALYPGDCEIYIDHLLECWKAENFIRDANEFRVARQEGWKILNDLILSSLLERSEKVNHVMMNKVVRRMANKVSKEKILVKAGEQLQEAPKEAEWQQAVRISLMDNKLCTLPKKPCCCSLSTLFLQRNLPLKVIPESFFELMQELRVLDLHDTRITSLPSSISSLTRLKALYLNSCKCLRKLPTEIKKLECLEILDIRGTEINFIPIEIRGLTGLKCLRLSLSDVGRGQSSDAEFGKDVLSTLSSLEELRIIVDNDFLQLGTVMKAIILEVASLKHLTSLSICFPGVDDLAEFISEFPQWKNDDFEFQFSVGSHDHTRYKIFDNSKYQMRGCLKFANGEGVPNAIPTVLARSDAFELTGHKGASKLSDFFGVDNIDKMHGCWIEGCHEIETLVDGNSITNSALTGLEEMHINSADKLTSIWEGVFHTGSLAQLKTLTLCKCSSLRKIFSNGMIAQLSGLQNLKVEECSEIEEIIMESENRRLEPDVLPNLKTLVLLNLRKVRSIWINDSIKWSSLEKIKISMCELLTKLPFNNENAINLDCIEVEQSWWDALAWQEPAIKTRLQSKCLFKC